In the genome of Streptobacillus canis, the window AGTAGTAGATACTATAGCTACAGACCATGCTCCACATTCACCTGAAGATAAAGCTAAAGGGGCACCAGGTATGGTAGGACTAGAGAGTGCATTCTGTATAAGTTATACAGTATTAGTTAGAGAAAATGGATTAGATATTAAGAGATTGTCTTCATTAATGTCTAGATTTGGAGCTAAATCTTTAGGAGTAAATAAAGGTTTAATTAAAGAAGGATATAATGCTGATTTAGTAGTATTAGATTTAGATAAAAAAGTAAAAATAGAAGCAGAAAAATTATTTTCTAAGAGTAAAAATACACCATTTGATCAAAAAGAATTTTATGGTGAAGTTATAGCAACATTTAAAGATGGAATAATTAAATATGGAGAAGATAATATATGATAATAGATAAACTATATAACGTTGTAAAAGAAAAAGGCTTTGTATGTTTAGGTTTAGATTCTCATTTAGATTATGTTCCTAAATATATTAAAGAAAAATATGATAATGTTGAAGATATACTATTTAACTTTAATAAAGATATAATAGATGCTACAAAAGATATATGTGGAGTATATAAATTACAAATTGCATATTATGAAGCAAATGGTATAGATGGATTAAAAGCATATATAAAAACTATGAAATATTTAAAAGAATTAGACTTAATATCTATAGGAGATATTAAAAGAGGAGATATAGCTGCAACTGCTAAAGAGTATGCAAGAGCACACTTTGAAGGAGAATTTGAAGCAGATTTCATAACTATAAATCCATATATGGGTCTAGATACTTTAGAAGCTTATCTACCTTATTTAGAAAAAGGAATTAAAGGTATATTTGTCCTACTTAGAACATCTAACCCTGGGGCTAAAGATATAGAATGTCTTTTAAGTGATGGAGAAGAAATATTCTTTAAACTAGGAGATAGATTAAAAGAATTAGGAGATAAATATGTAGGTGAATGTGGATATTCATCACTAGGTTTAGTAGTTGGTTCTTCTCATAGTGAAGAAGCTACTAAAATAAGAGAAAGATTTAATAATTCATTCTTCTTGCTTCCAGGTTATGGAGCTCAAGGTGGAAAAGCAGAAGATGTTAGAATGTATTTAAATGATTTCAATGGAGGAGTAGTAAACTCTTCAAGAGGTATAATAACAAACTATAAAAAATATGAAGATGGTGAAGAAAAGTTCAAAGAATACACAAGAGATGCAGTATTAAAAATGCTGGTGGATATAAATGGGATATAAGAAAGTAGAAATACTAGAAAATAAAGAAATATCACCCAGTATATATCTTATGAAAGTAAAAGGTGAATTTGATGCAAAACCAGGACAGTTCTATATGATCAAATGCTTTGAAGATACTAATTTATTGCCAAGACCTATAAGTATATGTGATATAGAAGGAGATACTTTAGTATTACTTTATGTTGTAGTAGGTAAAGGAACTAAAATAATGTCTGAGAAAAAAATAGGAGAAGAAATAGAAGTGTTAGGGCCTTTAGGAAATGGATTCTATACTGAAGGTAAAGAAAATAAGAAATTAGCTATAGTTGGTGGAGGTATAGGTATAGCACCATTACTTTACTTAGCTAAAAACTTAAATGCTGAGATAGATCTATACTTAGGATATAGAGATGAAGTGTATTTTGTAGATGAATTTAAACCATATGTAAATAATATATTTATTACTACTAATACAGGTAGTGTTGGACATGAAGGATTTGTTACTGAAATATTAGAAGATAAATATGATGAAATATTCGTATGTGGTCCAGAACCTATGATGGGAGCAATAAAAAAATTAGGATTTAAATCTCCAATACAATTATCTATGGAATCAAGAATGGCTTGTGGTATAGGAGCTTGTCTTGCATGTAGTTGTAAGACTAGTAATGGTATGAAGAGAATGTGTAAAGAAGGTCCGGTATTTTATACAGATGAGGTGATGCTATGAATTTAGAAGTAGATATTTGTGGTATTAAACTTAAAAACCCTGTAATAGGAGCATCAGGTACTGTAGGATTTGGTGTAGAATTTAAGGACTATATAGATTTAAATAAAATTGGTGGTATTTCAACTAAGGGATTAACTTTAAATCCTAGAGAAGGAAATACTGGAATAAGAATATATGAAACACCAGCTGGAATGATGAATAGTATAGGACTTCAAAATCCAGGTATTAAAAGCTTTATAGAAAATGAATATCATGAAATGAAGAAATATGAGTTTGAAATTATAGCTAATATAGGTGGATCTCAAATAGAGGATTACTTAGAATCTGTAAGATTAATCAATAAAACTGATATTAGAATAATAGAATTAAATATTTCTTGCCCTAATGTTAAAGAAGGTGGAATGGCATTTGGAATTAAATGTGATACTGCATATGAAATAGTAAGACAAGTTAGAGCAGCTACAGATAAAATATTAATGGTTAAATTATCACCTAATGCTGAAAACATTAAGGATATGGCAAAAACTTGTGTTAAGGCTGGAGCAGATTGTCTATCTTTAGTTAATACATTTAATGCATTAGCAGTTGATGTATATAAAAGACGTGCTGTATTTGATAATATTACAGCAGGGCTATCTGGTGCAGCGGTAAAACCTATAGCACTTAGAATGGTAAGAGATGTATGTAGTGTTGTTAATGTTCCAGTTATAGCTATGGGTGGAATCATGAATGCAATAGATGCTATTGAATTTATTATGGTTGGAGCAACAGCAGTACAAGTTGGAGGAGCTAACTTTATAAATCCATGTGTAATGGAAGAAATAGTTGAAGGTATAGAAAGATTTTGTGAAGAACAAGGAATAAAAAATTTAAATGAAATAAGAGGTGTTATTAAATGAGTGAAAATGTAGTTTTAGAATTATTAAGAGAAAGTGAAGCATTACTTGAAGGACATTTTTTATTATCATCAGGAAGACATAGTGATAGATACGTTCAATGTGCTAAAGTAACAATGTATCCTGAAAGAGCAGAAAAAATATGTGAAATTATCAAAGAAAAATTAGATAAAGACAATGTAAAAGTAGATGCTGTAGTAGGTCCAGCTATGGGTGGAATAGTAATAAGTTATGAACTTGGAAGAGCTATTAAAGCAAGATGTATGTTTACTGAAAGAGAAAATGATTTAATGACTTTAAGAAGAGGATTCTTCATTAATCCAGGAGAAAAAGTATTAATAGTTGAAGATGTAGTTACTACAGGGAAATCATCTCTTGAGACTATAAAAGTATTAGAAGAACTAGGAGCAGAAGTTGTAGGTATTGCATCTATAGTTGATAGAACTGGTGAAAATATTAAATTAGATTACCCTCTATATTCAGCTATAAAACTAGAAGTAAAAAGCTATGATAAAGACGAATGTCCATTATGTAAAGAAACAGATTTACTTTTAGTAAAACCAGGAAGTAGAAAAAAATTTAATAAATAAGATAGTTTAAAAATATAATTTTTATTTTATAAAAAAACTTGCAAAAAACTTATTAAAAATTCAATAAAAATATATTGACATAAGGGAAAAAATAATGTATTATTATCTCAATTTATATTATTAGGAGGTACAATAGAATTGAACCAAAAAATTTTTAAAACATTATTATGTTTGGGATTATTAACATCAGTATTTAGTACTGTAAACTATGCACAGGACTCTACAGTTGAAAGATATATTCAAGGTGTAGACAATGATGAGAATACAGGTGCAGACAGCTATGGAAATGCTGGAGATAATCGTGAGTCAAGATTTTATAAAAATCCAGATTACTTTAATTTAAAAAATGATGACACATTAGTTATCATTGAGAAGTTTAGAACAATGCAACAGACTACAGAATGGTCTTGTGGTAATGTTACTGCTTTAATGGTTTTAGAAAACATGGGAATTAAAAACAAATTTACAGAAATGGCTATAGCAGAAATTATGAAATCTTCAACAGATTTAGATACGCCAAATGCTAAACCAGGAACAGCAGATAATTTCGGTGAATTCGGGACAGACGTAGAACAAATGTTTGAATTTTTTAGTGCAGTTAAAGGTGTAAAGGTTTATGAAACAAACTACAAAGCTAATCCTAAACCAGAAGATCTTTATTCAAATAAAGATTTAGTACCAGAAGCTGATTTTGGGAACATTAAGAGAGTATTTAACAACGTGAGTCTATATGCAAGTGAAAATGACCCTAACACAGATAAATGGGTAACAGATGCAAAAGATTCATATTTTGTAAAATGGTTAACAGGACATTTAAAAGAAGGTAGACCTATAATGGTTGAATGGGCAGACTGGAATGGACACTGGCAAGCTATCATAGGATATGATAATAATGGAACTCCAACTATAGGAGATGACACATTAATATTTGCAGATCCTTATGATACAAGTGACCACTCACAAGATGGGTACTATGTATATCCACTTGAAAGATGGTTCTATATGTGGCATGACAGAAGTATTGCTAAAAAACCATTACAATTACAACCTTACATTGTTGTAGGAGAAGATAAATAATAAATAACTTATAGAAGACTTTCAAGAGACTGAAAGTTTTCTTTTTTATGTATCAAAAAAGATATAAAAATAATATAATATTCAAAATGAAAGGAGAGATATGAAAAAAATAATAAATAAAATAGAAGGATTAATTAATTATCCAATTACAGCATTTTGGGCCTTAATATTAATAATATATATAAATAGTATAGATAAATACTTTATTGAAGATAATACTTTAGGTGCTTTTATAGTAGTAGGATTAATATCAACTGGACTTGGATATACGATTTTTGAAAATAAGAAGTTTATACATTTAAAAGTATTAGGAGTTTCAGCGTTTTATTCAGGACTTTCTTATCTACTTGTAGGTGTAGGAGATCTAAATGTTAGAAACCAGAAAATGATAGCAGGAATATTAGGGATAATAATATTCATATTCTTTGCCAAACTATTAAGAGATGGACTTAATTTTAATAATATATTTATTAACTATATAATTCATCTTGGAATAGGGGCATTTGCAACAATTCTTTTTGCAGCATTAATTGCAATTACCTATGAGTTATTCCGTATTAATATTAATTTTAAAATAGTTACATCTATTTGGGTAGTAATATTTACAGTAATATTTACTCTGTTTTATACTACTAGAAAGAAAATAGAATCTAAGGCAATAAATAACATATTTTCACTATTTATTTTAGCTTTCATAACTATACTATATATGGGACTTTTCTCAAATAAACAAAGTATAATGATGCACTTAATATTATGGCTTGGATATATGATGGCAGGATTAAATACTGTTATTAAGAAAAAATATGTTCCTGTTCTTACATTACCTTTAGTGGGATATATGATATATATAGCTATAAGACAAATAGCAATATATGATGTAACAGAAAATAGATACTTTATCCTAGCATTTGGGATTTTCTTACTAATAGTACTATTATTACAATTATTTAAAGATATAGAGACAGTGAATTATGCAAAAGCCTTTGTTGCATTCATTGCTATAGTATTCTTTATCCCTTATTACAATGCATTCTCATTAACAGAAAGAAGAATGGTAAATAACTTTAAAACATTACAAAGTATGG includes:
- a CDS encoding papain-like cysteine protease family protein, whose product is MNQKIFKTLLCLGLLTSVFSTVNYAQDSTVERYIQGVDNDENTGADSYGNAGDNRESRFYKNPDYFNLKNDDTLVIIEKFRTMQQTTEWSCGNVTALMVLENMGIKNKFTEMAIAEIMKSSTDLDTPNAKPGTADNFGEFGTDVEQMFEFFSAVKGVKVYETNYKANPKPEDLYSNKDLVPEADFGNIKRVFNNVSLYASENDPNTDKWVTDAKDSYFVKWLTGHLKEGRPIMVEWADWNGHWQAIIGYDNNGTPTIGDDTLIFADPYDTSDHSQDGYYVYPLERWFYMWHDRSIAKKPLQLQPYIVVGEDK
- the pyrF gene encoding orotidine-5'-phosphate decarboxylase — protein: MIIDKLYNVVKEKGFVCLGLDSHLDYVPKYIKEKYDNVEDILFNFNKDIIDATKDICGVYKLQIAYYEANGIDGLKAYIKTMKYLKELDLISIGDIKRGDIAATAKEYARAHFEGEFEADFITINPYMGLDTLEAYLPYLEKGIKGIFVLLRTSNPGAKDIECLLSDGEEIFFKLGDRLKELGDKYVGECGYSSLGLVVGSSHSEEATKIRERFNNSFFLLPGYGAQGGKAEDVRMYLNDFNGGVVNSSRGIITNYKKYEDGEEKFKEYTRDAVLKMLVDINGI
- a CDS encoding dihydroorotate dehydrogenase — protein: MNLEVDICGIKLKNPVIGASGTVGFGVEFKDYIDLNKIGGISTKGLTLNPREGNTGIRIYETPAGMMNSIGLQNPGIKSFIENEYHEMKKYEFEIIANIGGSQIEDYLESVRLINKTDIRIIELNISCPNVKEGGMAFGIKCDTAYEIVRQVRAATDKILMVKLSPNAENIKDMAKTCVKAGADCLSLVNTFNALAVDVYKRRAVFDNITAGLSGAAVKPIALRMVRDVCSVVNVPVIAMGGIMNAIDAIEFIMVGATAVQVGGANFINPCVMEEIVEGIERFCEEQGIKNLNEIRGVIK
- a CDS encoding DUF4153 domain-containing protein yields the protein MKKIINKIEGLINYPITAFWALILIIYINSIDKYFIEDNTLGAFIVVGLISTGLGYTIFENKKFIHLKVLGVSAFYSGLSYLLVGVGDLNVRNQKMIAGILGIIIFIFFAKLLRDGLNFNNIFINYIIHLGIGAFATILFAALIAITYELFRININFKIVTSIWVVIFTVIFTLFYTTRKKIESKAINNIFSLFILAFITILYMGLFSNKQSIMMHLILWLGYMMAGLNTVIKKKYVPVLTLPLVGYMIYIAIRQIAIYDVTENRYFILAFGIFLLIVLLLQLFKDIETVNYAKAFVAFIAIVFFIPYYNAFSLTERRMVNNFKTLQSMENITDQDEETLSSYYYYLIDRDIKLEEFKKYEEKVGIDSEVVEVETYENVYVKQENGATKIANLIYLQEDIYEIKKYEYTIKGKNVDILEKLVKKEYETEDYTIHPIKYSIDKGNKSGNYSGYFEILIEIK
- the pyrE gene encoding orotate phosphoribosyltransferase; translation: MSENVVLELLRESEALLEGHFLLSSGRHSDRYVQCAKVTMYPERAEKICEIIKEKLDKDNVKVDAVVGPAMGGIVISYELGRAIKARCMFTERENDLMTLRRGFFINPGEKVLIVEDVVTTGKSSLETIKVLEELGAEVVGIASIVDRTGENIKLDYPLYSAIKLEVKSYDKDECPLCKETDLLLVKPGSRKKFNK
- a CDS encoding dihydroorotate dehydrogenase electron transfer subunit translates to MGYKKVEILENKEISPSIYLMKVKGEFDAKPGQFYMIKCFEDTNLLPRPISICDIEGDTLVLLYVVVGKGTKIMSEKKIGEEIEVLGPLGNGFYTEGKENKKLAIVGGGIGIAPLLYLAKNLNAEIDLYLGYRDEVYFVDEFKPYVNNIFITTNTGSVGHEGFVTEILEDKYDEIFVCGPEPMMGAIKKLGFKSPIQLSMESRMACGIGACLACSCKTSNGMKRMCKEGPVFYTDEVML